In Eschrichtius robustus isolate mEscRob2 chromosome 2, mEscRob2.pri, whole genome shotgun sequence, a single window of DNA contains:
- the IL13 gene encoding interleukin-13, which yields MALWLTVVIALTCFGGLASLGPVPPSTALKELIEELVNITQNQKAPLCNGSMVWSVNLTANMYCAALEALINISNCSAIQRTQRMLSALCLHKPSAGQVSSEHIRDTKIEVAHFLKDLLKHSRIIFHYGKFS from the exons ATGGCGCTCTGGTTGACTGTGGTCATTGCTCTCACCTGCTTTGGTGGCCTCGCCTCCCTGGGCCCTGTGCCTCCCTCTacagccctcaaggagctcattgAAGAGCTGGTCAATATCACCCAGAACCAGAAG GCACCCCTGTGCAATGGCAGCATGGTGTGGAGTGTCAACCTGACAGCCAACATG TACTGTGCAGCCCTGGAAGCCCTGATCAACATCTCCAACTGCAGTGCCATCCAAAGGACCCAGAGGATGCTGAGCGCACTCTGTCTTCACAAGCCCTCAGCTGGG CAGGTTTCCAGCGAGCACATCAGAGACACCAAAATTGAAGTGGCCCACTTCTTAAAAGACCTGCTCAAACATTCAAGGATCATTTTTCACTACGGAAAATTCAGCTGA